The following DNA comes from Huiozyma naganishii CBS 8797 chromosome 8, complete genome.
ATGAAAGGCGGGGAGCAGATCAACGAGCTGTATTCCGGTACGCTAATCACGGAGCAAACGCAGAACAAGATTGACCAGTCCCTGCAATACATCGAGCGCCAGCAAGACGAATTGGAGACGTTTTTGGACAACTACGAAAAGAAGACGGAGTCCCTGCTCTCAGACATCCTAGCGACAAACACAACGAGCAACAACGCAAAGGCCAGCAATAACGACCAGAAGAGGCTCAATGCGTACCACACTGCGGAGCTTCTCGAGGAGAACCTAAGCTCACTGTCGCTGAACCTTTCCTCCCTGATTGGCGAGATCAACGACGTCAGCAACACGTTCAACAAGGCGACGAGCATAAACCTCGACAAACAGGACGAAAACTCGCAACTGCTGAAACTACTCAACGTGCACCTCGACGCCTTGAACGCCTTGAACAACAGCTCGACTGCGCTTGAGGACAAGATACACAGCGTCGCCAAGTGAGCTGCACGGTCCGCGATATACACATCCAAAATATGTAAAATGTATATCTGAATGTCAGCCCTCTCACTATGTACATCATCACTACTACTATTTCTGTTCCAACTGTGAAAAATAtctaaaaaaaaatacagaatGTAAGACTTGGACACCTTTTTGCCACCAAAGGAGAGGATATTACAAAAGAGGTTGAACGTTTCTCGCCAATCTGTGTACCGTTACGTGGTAGAAGGTTTTGTTAAGGAGAGGGACTTTAATTGACCACTTTTTTTGGGATTCAAGTTGAAAGGATAATGCCACCAAAGGAGGATTGGGAAAAGCAGAAGCCTGCCGTCGAGAACGCAGAGGACGATGCCGCGAAGAAGGGGGAAGATGTGGCGCCATTGACGGAGGATGATATACAGGTACTGAAGACGTATGGCGTTGCGCCATATGCTGTTAAGTTGAAAGAAACCGAGAACGATTTAAAGGAGATAGAGGCCCGGATTAAAGAGAAGGCCGGTGTCAGAGAGAGTGATACTGGGTTGGCGCCGTCACACTTATGGGATATCATGGGTGACAGACAGAGATTGGGGGAGGAACACCCTCTGCAAGTGGCGCGGTGTACGAAGATTATCAAAAGTGGGGAAGGTGACGGCAACGGTAGCGgtaacaacagcaacgggGCCGCTGCAGATGGcgctggtgctgctgctgctgccggTGAAAATGCGGCTCAAGCCGCTGGTgcagatgatgatgaggacgatTCTAAATATGTCATCAATTTGAAGCAGATTGCCAAGTTTGTAGTTGGGTTGGGCGAACGTGTCTCCCCTACTGATATTGAGGAAGGTATGAGAGTAGGTGTTGACAGATCCAAGTACCACATCGAGCTTCCCCTACCCCCAAGAATTGATCCAACGGTCACGATGATGACGGTGGAGGAGAAACCGGACGTTACGTACAGCGATGTTGGTGGTTGCAAAGATCAGATCGAGAAACTAAGAGAAGTGGTAGAGCTCCCTCTTTTGTCGCCGGAACGGTTTGCCACTTTGGGTATTGACCCACCAAAGGGTATATTATTGTACGGTCCACCAGGTACAGGTAAGACGCTTTGTGCGCGTGCTGTAGCGAACAGAACAGACGCAACCTTCATCAGGGTGATTGGTTCTGAACTGGTGCAAAAATACGTCGGGGAAGGTGCCCGGATGGTGAGAGAGTTGTTTGAAATGGCGCGGACAAAGAGAGCATGtatcatcttcttcgatgAAATCGATGCTGTTGGTGGTGCCCGTTTCGACGACGGTGCCGGTGGTGACAACGAAGTCCAGAGAACCATGTTGGAACTGATCACGCAACTGGATGGGTTCGACCCTCGTGGTAACATCAAAGTTATGTTTGCCACAAACAGACCTAACACATTGGACCCAGCTTTGCTGAGACCGGGTAGAATTGACCGTAAAGTGGAATTTTCG
Coding sequences within:
- the RPT1 gene encoding proteasome regulatory particle base subunit RPT1 (similar to Saccharomyces cerevisiae RPT1 (YKL145W); ancestral locus Anc_5.251) is translated as MPPKEDWEKQKPAVENAEDDAAKKGEDVAPLTEDDIQVLKTYGVAPYAVKLKETENDLKEIEARIKEKAGVRESDTGLAPSHLWDIMGDRQRLGEEHPLQVARCTKIIKSGEGDGNGSGNNSNGAAADGAGAAAAAGENAAQAAGADDDEDDSKYVINLKQIAKFVVGLGERVSPTDIEEGMRVGVDRSKYHIELPLPPRIDPTVTMMTVEEKPDVTYSDVGGCKDQIEKLREVVELPLLSPERFATLGIDPPKGILLYGPPGTGKTLCARAVANRTDATFIRVIGSELVQKYVGEGARMVRELFEMARTKRACIIFFDEIDAVGGARFDDGAGGDNEVQRTMLELITQLDGFDPRGNIKVMFATNRPNTLDPALLRPGRIDRKVEFSLPDLEGRANIFRIHSKSMSVERGIRWELISRLCPNATGAELRSVCTEAGMFAIRARRKVASEKDFLKAVDKVINGYKKFSSTSRYMQYN